In a single window of the Biomphalaria glabrata chromosome 5, xgBioGlab47.1, whole genome shotgun sequence genome:
- the LOC106072887 gene encoding mesocentin-like isoform X3: protein MNDKAAQKPVSKPSGKTVTCNVFLLDGENVEIPLDKNDVGRVLLDKVCTHLDLIERDYFGLTYTDDRGPSHLKYWLNLDKKISKQKKRGAWVFEFALKFYPPDPTHLRESLTRWLVVLQVRRDLLSGRLPCTFNTYALLGSYNVQADIGEFDSTDHGHSWDYIKDMTFAPTQTPELLDKIAELHKLHKGQTPDEAEKNFLDNAKKLAMYGVDLHKAKDSDNNAIMIGVCCSGILVYREKLRINRFVWPKILKLSYKRNHFYIKIRPGELERNETTIMFKLDNHRLAKRLWKTCVEHHAFFRLREAEKPSNNVSFPRFGSKFRYSGRTLYQTRQNAALLDRPPPFFERSQPARNTMPDSARRSQSLDEPLSQINLDGHKRKLSSDNLQRLPYDAPDKKNLEPDSIPLCDEYGKPLFDKPVYNEEGKIIFDEKGKPYDLKDAPQGSGKPLLNEDGKPLFDEKGKPLFFKDGHRVVGKPLYDNDGKPIFDRNNNPLYGKPVFGVPIYDQKGKPVCDEDGNPLYVRPIDGQPICDSRGQPLYDKKGKPLHHKDGIPFFDKSGDHLHGQPVYDKDDNPIYNNDGKGVFDRDGRQFYDDDGKPVLDKSGSPLYLKPAYDRNSKPLSNKNGQPLYGKNVKPLYWEDVYDKDGKPYFGKLYDGEGNVHPILTSLKASDTPDKNAVALLDDIGKPLYHKPVFDPDGRPLYDAKGKSLYPKDSSDNGKPLVGEDGKAILDKDGKPLYYRDGQKVMGLPLFDETGLPVCDKDGKQLYGQPIFGVPTVDKNGSSVYDVDNNPLFSRPLQGEPVRDKDGKPLVGKDGKPLVYNEGRGFYDKKGNPLHGIPLYDKDDLPVYNNDAKPVYDKEGNLFYDEDGNVMADSSGKPLYTKPACDPSQKPLQDKDGKPLFGKNFRPLYWDQVYSKDGKPFDGKLYTPDGKLHPYATDQKAKEVADADFIPIYDAKGKPLFDKPVYKLEGKPLFDDKGKALYPDEKSATAKPLTDDAGKPLLDKKGKPLFYKDGQQVFGKPLYDEHGKGLFDKNGRKLYGKPVYGVPYTEKDGKPAHDSDGNPLFARPHEGEPVLGKDGKQLFDRDGRPLAHQEATPFYDKEGNHLHGKPLLDKDGLPIYNKDGRPVYDKDGKLFYDSEGRPNVEKSGKPLYSKPAFDQDGKPIPNKDGKQTSGKDFRPVYWEDIYDEDGMPFFDVAYSKDGKPHPYTLERTGPKLLKASENIPLYDENGKLLFAKPVYIEEGKPLFDDKGKSLYDKNSPSKALLDEAGKPIKDKHGKPLYFRDGQQVFGKPLYDENGNQLFDSDGKPLYGKPGYGAPLLDKDGKPMLDSDGNPLYERPKDGQPITDRYGNPLYGSDGKPLSHEEALPFYDGDGHHLHGKPLYDKDGLPVYDNDGKPVYNKEGLPFYDKDGKPVVDKSGKPIYSQPAYDQNGKALSRKDGKPLHGKDVRPVYWEQIYNVDGKPFFGKVYSKDGKQHPYTIERSKIGKPVKASENIPLYDENGKLLFAKPVYIEEGKPLFDDKGKSLYDKNSPSKALLDEAGKPIKDKHGKPLYFRDGQQVFGKPLYDENGNQLFDSDGKPLYGKPGYGAPLLDKDGKPMLDSDGNPLYERPKDGQPITDRYGNPLYGSDGKPLSHEEALPFYDGDGHHLHGKPLYDKDGLPVYDNDGKPVYNKEGLPFYDKDGKPVVDKSGKPIYSQPAYDQNGKALSRKDGKPLHGKDVRPVYWEQIYNVDGKPFFGKVYSKDGKQHPYTIERSKIGKPVKASENIPLYDENGKLLFAKPVYIEEGKPLFDDKGKSLYDKNSPSKALLDEAGKPIKDKHGKPLYFRDGQQVFGKPLYDENGNQLFDSDGKPLYGKPGYGAPLLDKDGKPMLDSDGNPLYERPKDGQPITDRYGNPLYGSDGKPLSHEEALPFYDGDGHHLHGKPLYDKDGLPVYDNDGKPVYNKEGLPFYDKDGKPVVDKSGKPIYSQPAYDQNGKALSRKDGKPLHGKDVRPVYWEQIYNVDGKPFFGKVYSKDGKQHPYTIERSKIGKPVKAHLLNAGLGLGKVDRTGVVGDEREIENRNHFMPLPKPVKASKDTLKSNLSFFHPDATSTVARSKVPPPVAPKGNHSLDDSFGPLTVATEKVKYNPNYSDVPLSSRNIPLVKTEIRTVKYEHDNCPPDLEDGILVSAHSHSSRLQTIETVTYRTERDGVEETRYEHKVVLSNDEEDDYDFDAALVEAIRSVTEFNPDMSVERIECVQQLEDVGK, encoded by the exons ATGAATGACAAGGCAGCACAAAAACCAGTCTCAAAGCCTTCTGGGAAGACAGTCACTTGCAATGTGTTCCTGTTGGATGGTGAAAATGTAGAGATACCTCTTGAT AAAAATGATGTTGGTAGAGTTTTATTGGACAAAGTGTGTACTCATCTGGACCTTATTGAAAGAGATTACTTTGGTCTAACATACACTGATGACAGAGGGCCTTCTCATTTAAAG tactggTTAAACCTAGACaagaaaatttcaaaacaaaagaaac GTGGTGCTTGGGTGTTTGAATTTGCTTTGAAGTTTTACCCACCTGATCCAACACATCTGAGAGAAAGTCTGACAAG ATGGTTGGTAGTTCTTCAGGTCAGAAGGGATTTGCTGAGTGGAAG GTTACCTTGCACTTTTAACACTTATGCCTTATTGGGTTCCTACAATGTCCAAGCAGATATTGGAGAATTTGATTCAACTGATCATGGTCATTCATGGGATTATATAAAGGACATGACTTTTGCTCCAACACAGACTCCAGAACTTTTAGACAAAATAGCAGAGCTTCATAAACTACACAA GGGACAAACACCAGATGAAGCAGAAAAGAACTTCTTGGACAATGCTAAAAAACTGGCAATGTATGGTGTTGACCTGCATAAAGCCAAAGATTCAGATAACAATGCAATCATGATTGGTGTCTGCTGCAGTGGTATTCTCGTTTACAGAGAAAAGCTAAGGATTAATCGTTTTGTCTGGCCCAAAATTCTCAAGTTGTCCTACAAACGTAATCACTTCTATATCAAGATTAGACCTGGAGAG CTGGAAAGAAATGAAACTACCATTATGTTCAAGCTGGACAATCACAGATTAGCAAAACGTTTATGGAAAACCTGTGTTGAACATCATGCATTTTTCAG GTTAAGAGAAGCAGAAAAACCCAGTAACAATGTTTCTTTCCCACgatttggctccaagttccgcTATTCAGGGAGAACATTATATCAGACCAGACAGAATGCTGCACTTCTTGACAGGCCACCACCCTTTTTTGAAAGATCCCAACCAGCTCGCAACACAATGCCCGACTCAGCCAGACGATCTCAAAGTTTGGATGAAC CTCTCTCTCAAATTAATCTTGATGGTCACAAACGTAAACTTAGTAGTGATAACCTTCAAAGGCTTCCATATGATGCTCCAGACAAAAAG AATCTGGAGCCTGATAGTATTCCACTTTGTGATGAGTATGGCAAGCCATTATTTGACAAACCTGTTTATAATGAGGAAggaaaaattatatttgatgAAAAAGGCAAGCCATATGACCTCAAAGATGCTCCCCAAGGAAGTGGAAAACCTTTATTGAATGAAGATGGAAAACCTTTGTTTGATGAAAAGGGCAAACCATTGTTCTTCAAGGATGGCCATAGAGTGGTGGGCAAGCCTTTATATGATAATGATGGCAAGCCAATATTTgacagaaataataatcctcTGTACGGTAAACCAGTCTTTGGTGTTCCGATCTACGATCAAAAAGGAAAACCAGTGTGCGATGAGGATGGTAATCCTTTGTATGTGAGACCTATAGATGGGCAACCAATCTGTGATAGTAGAGGTCAACCCCTGTATGACAAAAAAGGCAAGCCCCTTCACCATAAAGATGGAATACCATTTTTTGACAAAAGTGGAGATCACTTACATGGCCAGCCTGTATATGACAAAGATGATAACCCAATCTACAACAATGATGGCAAGGGTGTTTTTGATAGAGATGGGCGTCAGTTCTATGATGATGATGGCAAGCCTGTCCTGGATAAATCTGGCAGCCCACTGTATTTGAAGCCTGCTTATGACAGAAACAGCAAACCATTGTCAAACAAAAATGGTCAGCCTTTGTATGGCAAAAATGTGAAACCTCTTTACTGGGAAGATGTCTATGATAAGGATGGAAAACCTTACTTTGGAAAATTGTATGATGGAGAGGGAAATGTACATCCCATTTTGACATCATTAAAG GCAAGTGACACTCCAGATAAGAATGCAGTAGCTCTGTTGGATGACATTGGGAAACCTCTGTATCACAAACCAGTGTTTGACCCCGATGGAAGGCCATTATATGATGCAAAAGGAAAATCATTGTATCCTAAAGACAGTAGTGACAATGGAAAACCTTTGGTTGGTGAAGATGGCAAAGCTATTCTTGACAAAGATGGAAAGCCCCTGTACTacagagatggacagaaagttATGGGCTTACCCCTGTTTGATGAGACAGGATTACCTGTTTGTGACAAAGATGGCAAACAGCTGTATGGCCAGCCTATCTTTGGTGTGCCAACTGTGGATAAAAATGGCAGCTCTGTTTACGATGTGGATAACAATCCCCTCTTCTCTAGACCGCTGCAGGGAGAGCCTGTCAGGGACAAAGACGGTAAACCATTGGTAGGAAAAGATGGTAAACCTCTGGTGTACAATGAAGGCAGGGGGTTCTATGATAAGAAGGGTAATCCATTGCATGGCATACCGCTCTATGATAAGGATGACCTTCCTGTGTATAACAATGATGCCAAACCTGTTTATGATAAAGAGGGCAACCTGTTCTATGATGAAGATGGAAATGTTATGGCTGATTCAAGTGGTAAGCCTTTATATACAAAGCCAGCCTGTGATCCTTCTCAAAAGCCACTGCAAGACAAAGATGGCAAACCATTGTTTGGCAAAAACTTCAGACCTTTGTATTGGGATCAAGTGTATAGCAAAGATGGAAAACCATTTGATGGAAAGCTGTACACACCTGATGGCAAATTACATCCCTATGCAACAGACCAAAAG gctaAAGAAGTTGCAGATGCTGATTTTATTCCAATTTATGATGCCAAGGGCAAGCCATTGTTTGATAAGCCAGTTTATAAGCTTGAGGGTAAACCTTTATTTGATGATAAAGGCAAAGCTTTGTACCCAGATGAAAAATCAGCAACGGCTAAACCTTTGACAGATGATGCTGGCAAACCTCTACTGGACAAAAAAGGCAAGCCTTTATTTTACAAAGATGGTCAACAAGTGTTTGGAAAGCCACTTTATGATGAACATGGGAAAGGACTATTTGATAAAAATGGTAGGAAACTCTATGGAAAGCCAGTTTATGGTGTTCCCTACACTGAAAAGGATGGTAAACCAGCCCATGATTCTGATGGCAACCCATTGTTTGCTAGGCCTCATGAAGGTGAACCAGTGTTAGGTAAAGATGGAAAACAACTGTTTGACAGAGATGGAAGGCCACTGGCTCATCAAGAAGCGACACCATTTTACGACAAAGAAGGCAATCATTTACATGGTAAACCATTACTAGACAAAGATGGTCTGCCCATATACAACAAAGATGGCAGGCCTGTTTATGATAAAGATGGTAAACTGTTTTATGACTCTGAGGGCAGGCCTAATGTTGAGAAGAGTGGTAAACCTTTGTACAGTAAGCCTGCCTTTGACCAAGATGGTAAACCCATCCCGAACAAAGATGGGAAACAGACAAGTGGTAAAGACTTCAGACCTGTTTACTGGGAAGATATCTACGATGAAGATGGCATGCCCTTCTTTGATGTTGCCTATAGTAAAGATGGTAAACCTCACCCCTACACATTGGAGAGAACAGGTCCAAAACTCCTTAAG GCCAGTGAGAACATTCCTTTATATGATGAAAATGGCAAACTTTTGTTTGCTAAGCCTGTTTACATTGAAGAAGGAAAACCACTGTTTGATGACAAGGGCAAGTCCCTGTATGACAAAAATAGTCCTAGTAAGGCCCTTCTGGACGAAGCTGGCAAGCCAATCAAGGATAAACATGGAAAGCCATTGTACTTTAGAGATGGGCAACAAGTATTTGGAAAACCATTGTATGATGAGAATGGGAATCAACTCTTTGACAGTGATGGCAAACCTCTTTATGGAAAGCCTGGTTATGGAGCTCCTTTATTGGATAAAGATGGAAAACCTATGCTTGATTCTGATGGTAATCCATTGTATGAGAGACCCAAAGATGGTCAACCAATTACTGACAGATATGGCAATCCACTGTATGGTAGTGATGGTAAACCATTGTCTCATGAAGAGGCCTTGCCATTCTATGATGGTGATGGGCACCACTTACATGGCAAACCATTGTATGACAAAGATGGCTTACCTGTATATGATAATGATGGCAAACCAGTTTACAACAAGGAAGGTTTACCCTTTTATGACAAAGATGGCAAGCCAGTTGTGGACAAGAGTGGCAAACCTATCTACAGCCAACCAGCCTATGACCAAAATGGTAAAGCACTGAGTAGAAAAGATGGTAAACCTTTGCATGGCAAGGATGTCAGACCTGTGTATTGGGAACAGATTTATAATGTTGATGGCAAACCATTCTTTGGGAAAGTATATAGCAAAGATGGGAAACAGCATCCATACACTATTGAAAGAAGCAAGATTGGCAAACCTGTCAAG GCCAGTGAGAACATTCCTTTATATGATGAAAATGGCAAACTTTTGTTTGCAAAGCCTGTTTACATTGAAGAAGGAAAACCACTGTTTGATGACAAGGGCAAGTCCCTGTATGACAAAAATAGTCCCAGTAAGGCCCTTCTGGATGAAGCTGGCAAGCCAATCAAGGATAAACATGGAAAGCCATTGTACTTTAGAGATGGGCAACAAGTATTTGGAAAACCATTGTATGATGAGAATGGGAATCAACTCTTTGACAGTGATGGCAAACCTCTTTATGGAAAGCCTGGTTATGGAGCTCCTTTATTGGATAAAGATGGAAAACCTATGCTTGATTCTGATGGTAATCCATTGTATGAGAGACCCAAAGATGGTCAACCAATTACTGACAGATATGGCAATCCACTGTATGGTAGTGATGGTAAACCATTGTCTCATGAAGAGGCCTTGCCATTCTATGATGGTGATGGGCACCACTTACATGGCAAACCATTGTATGACAAAGATGGCTTACCTGTATATGATAATGATGGCAAACCAGTTTACAACAAGGAAGGTTTACCCTTTTATGACAAAGATGGCAAGCCAGTTGTGGACAAGAGTGGCAAACCTATCTATAGCCAACCAGCCTATGACCAAAATGGTAAAGCACTGAGTAGAAAAGATGGTAAACCTTTGCATGGCAAGGATGTCAGACCTGTGTATTGGGAACAGATTTATAATGTTGATGGCAAACCATTCTTTGGGAAAGTATATAGCAAAGATGGGAAACAGCATCCATACACTATTGAAAGAAGCAAGATTGGCAAACCTGTCAAG GCCAGTGAGAACATTCCTTTATATGATGAAAATGGCAAACTTTTGTTTGCAAAGCCTGTTTACATTGAAGAAGGAAAACCACTGTTTGATGACAAGGGCAAGTCACTGTATGACAAAAATAGTCCCAGTAAGGCCCTTCTGGATGAAGCTGGCAAGCCAATCAAGGATAAACATGGAAAGCCATTGTACTTTAGAGATGGGCAACAAGTATTTGGAAAACCATTGTATGATGAAAATGGGAATCAACTCTTTGACAGTGATGGCAAACCTCTTTATGGAAAGCCTGGTTATGGAGCACCTTTATTGGATAAAGATGGAAAACCTATGCTTGATTCTGATGGTAATCCATTGTATGAGAGACCCAAAGATGGTCAACCAATTACTGACAGATATGGCAATCCACTGTATGGTAGTGATGGTAAACCATTGTCTCATGAAGAGGCCTTGCCATTCTATGATGGTGATGGGCACCACTTACATGGCAAACCATTGTATGACAAAGATGGCTTACCTGTATATGATAATGATGGCAAACCAGTTTACAACAAGGAAGGTTTACCCTTTTATGACAAAGATGGCAAGCCAGTTGTGGACAAGAGTGGCAAACCTATCTACAGCCAACCAGCCTATGACCAAAATGGTAAAGCACTGAGTAGAAAAGATGGTAAACCTTTGCATGGCAAGGATGTCAGACCTGTGTATTGGGAACAGATTTATAATGTTGATGGCAAACCATTCTTTGGGAAAGTATATAGCAAAGATGGGAAACAGCATCCATACACTATTGAAAGAAGCAAGATTGGCAAACCTGTCAAG GCTCATCTTTTGAATGCTGGTCTTGGTTTGGGCAAAGTGGATAGGACTGGAGTAGTTGGAGatgaaagagagattgagaataGGAATCATTTCATGCCTCTACCCAAACCTGTCAAG GCATCAAAAGATACCCTGAAATCCAATTTGTCATTTTTTCATCCTGATGCTACAAGTACAGTTGCTAGGAGCAAGGTGCCTCCACCTGTGGCGCCTAAAGGAAATCACAGTTTAGATGATAGTTTCGGT CCACTGACTGTTGCCACggaaaaagtaaaatacaacCCCAACTACTCCGACGTGCCGTTGTCCAGCAGGAATATTCCGCTGGTGAAAACAGAGATCCGCACAGTCAAATATGAGCATGACAACTGTCCGCCTGATCTGGAGGATGGCATTCTGGTCAGTGCTCATTCCCACAGCAGTAGATTACAGACTATTGAAACTGTGACT TACAGAACAGAGAGAGATGGCGTTGAAGAGACAAGATATGAGCATAAAGTGGTCTTGTCAAATGATGAAGAGGATGATTATGATTTTGATGCT GCCTTAGTAGAAGCTATCCGTTCAGTGACAGAATTCAACCCAGACATGTCTGTAGAGAGAATAGAATGTGTTCAACAACTGGAAGATGTTGGGAAATAA